From the genome of Vicinamibacterales bacterium, one region includes:
- a CDS encoding response regulator transcription factor, translated as MPYEEAHTRLLLAAVCARRGDEDGRRLEIDAARKLLKRLNARAPLARAAPPSAPGGPQPAAPLSERELQVLHLLASGRTNRAIAEALFISEKTVARHVSNIFDKLGVSSRSAATAWAYQRNLI; from the coding sequence ATGCCGTACGAGGAGGCGCACACCCGCCTGCTGCTCGCGGCGGTCTGCGCGCGTCGCGGCGACGAGGATGGCCGCCGGCTCGAGATCGATGCCGCGCGCAAGCTGCTGAAGCGGCTCAACGCCCGGGCACCTCTCGCGCGCGCCGCGCCGCCGTCGGCACCAGGGGGCCCGCAGCCGGCCGCCCCTCTCAGCGAGCGGGAACTGCAGGTCCTGCATCTGCTGGCATCCGGCAGGACGAATCGCGCGATCGCCGAGGCGCTGTTCATCAGCGAGAAGACCGTCGCCCGTCACGTCAGCAACATCTTCGACAAGCTCGGCGTGTCGAGCCGCTCTGCGGCGACCGCCTGGGCCTATCAGCGGAACCTCATCTGA
- a CDS encoding NAD(P)/FAD-dependent oxidoreductase codes for MFDAIVVGARCAGSPAAMLLARRGFKVLLVDKASFPSDTISTHILWPHGAEILGRWGLLQRLAATRVPPICRRMRFDVGPFALSGTIPDANDGMGGFCPRRTVLDALLVSAAAESGVEVRESFTVDELIVADGTVIGIRGHARGRKPVEERARIVVGADGVNSFVARAVKAPEYDVEPAAACGYYTYLSGVRQDDIELYVRDHVAFGGAPTNDDLHLLMVNWPARDFPAVRRDIEGHVWRALEGAPDFLARMREGRREEKWYGAAGVPGYFRKPYGRGWALAGDASYNRDPITAQGISDAFIDAELLAEALGKWLAGDGAFEEVMAGHEAARNERVRPMYEFTTHLAALEPAPPEMRALFAALRHNQDATNAFLSAITGAIPLPDFMSHDNIGRIMAAANERERSTSCT; via the coding sequence ATGTTCGATGCCATCGTCGTCGGCGCCCGCTGTGCCGGCTCGCCGGCTGCCATGCTGCTGGCGCGCCGCGGATTCAAGGTACTGCTCGTCGACAAGGCGAGCTTCCCGAGCGACACCATCTCGACCCACATTCTCTGGCCTCACGGCGCCGAGATCCTCGGGCGGTGGGGACTGCTTCAGCGGCTCGCCGCGACACGAGTGCCGCCGATCTGCCGGCGAATGCGGTTCGACGTCGGTCCCTTCGCGCTGTCGGGCACGATTCCCGACGCAAACGACGGGATGGGCGGCTTCTGCCCGCGCCGCACCGTGCTCGACGCGCTCCTCGTCAGCGCAGCGGCGGAGTCCGGCGTGGAGGTTCGGGAGAGCTTCACGGTCGATGAACTGATCGTCGCCGATGGAACCGTCATCGGCATTCGCGGACATGCAAGGGGCAGGAAGCCGGTCGAAGAGCGGGCGCGGATCGTCGTCGGGGCGGACGGTGTGAACTCGTTCGTCGCTCGAGCCGTCAAGGCGCCGGAGTACGACGTGGAGCCGGCCGCGGCGTGCGGGTACTACACGTACCTGAGCGGCGTGCGGCAGGACGACATCGAGCTGTACGTGCGGGATCACGTCGCGTTCGGGGGGGCGCCGACGAACGACGATCTGCACCTCCTGATGGTGAACTGGCCGGCGAGGGACTTCCCCGCCGTCCGCCGCGACATCGAAGGGCACGTGTGGCGGGCGCTGGAGGGCGCGCCGGATTTTCTTGCCAGGATGCGCGAAGGACGCCGCGAGGAGAAATGGTACGGGGCGGCCGGCGTCCCCGGCTACTTCCGCAAGCCTTATGGGCGCGGCTGGGCGCTGGCCGGCGACGCGAGCTACAACCGCGATCCAATCACCGCACAAGGGATCAGCGACGCCTTCATCGACGCGGAACTGCTCGCCGAAGCGCTCGGCAAGTGGCTTGCGGGCGACGGCGCGTTCGAGGAGGTCATGGCAGGGCACGAAGCGGCGCGCAACGAACGCGTCCGTCCGATGTACGAGTTCACCACCCATCTCGCCGCGCTCGAGCCGGCGCCGCCCGAGATGCGCGCGCTGTTCGCGGCGCTGCGCCACAACCAGGACGCCACCAACGCGTTTCTGTCCGCGATCACCGGCGCCATTCCCCTCCCCGACTTCATGTCGCACGACAACATCGGCCGCATCATGGCTGCGGCAAATGAACGCGAGAGGAGCACGTCATGTACGTAA
- a CDS encoding ABC transporter permease — MTSIQELRHAFRLLWKSKGITATTLITLGLGIGATTAIFSTVYSLMLKPLPYHEPDRIVELYTSASKAGLHHMPANVPFYLDYSKNATSYERLGLWTFFYGLVGDKDAVVRVPGVRMTAEMFDILRIQPLIGAFFTTEQNRPGADKVIVLTQSYWQTQFGESPDVLGAEVRIDDEAYRVVGVAPRVLEAFDARMKFVVPLSWTPAQENPQGRYGVGLQLFGRLKPGVTAGQADAEAKTLEKRYVDAGPPQLKAFVDRSGMTMNVGGVQEQRVQPVRPTLLMLQGGVAFVLLIGCFNVANLLLVRSNARQSEMAIRSALGAGRGTIARQFLLESLLLTSLGSALGLAVAWGALRVTNIYLARMMPQSLPASLDWRVLGFAVALAIAIGLFIGLIPVFHIVRTNLASVIQSSSRGSSSSRGVRALSSVLVVAQVGVALMLLTGAGLLIHSFAQALRVDTGLDAGSVVTARIALTREHRASDEAASKIRERLLQGMREIPGVTSVALSASTPFQGGLPINAFTLENDTLPPGSPQPGAYRVIVTPGYLETLGLRLVEGRFYEEADTAPGRRTFVVDQSFARKFFPNRSAVGGHFSFGGRPAKPEDWPTIVGVVKDVPHNGVEERSGNPFVYQVVQGGRPGGFTMFMRTSRPAGDVVSALRAKVREIDPKLPLFDAGGLQEAVDSSFDNRRAVMLLLAAFAGLALFLSALGIYGVLAYDVSQRTREIGVRSAIGASRGQIAGLILRQGLWKGGIGVALGLVGAALLSRSMTSLLFNVRPTDPAVYAVVSFVLIGVALLASYLPARRAARIDPLIALRDE; from the coding sequence ATGACATCCATTCAGGAACTGCGTCACGCCTTCCGCCTGCTCTGGAAATCGAAGGGCATCACCGCCACCACGCTGATCACGCTGGGCCTGGGCATCGGCGCGACGACCGCGATCTTCTCGACGGTCTATTCGCTGATGCTGAAGCCGCTCCCGTATCACGAACCGGATCGGATCGTGGAGCTCTACACGTCGGCGTCGAAGGCGGGGCTGCACCACATGCCCGCGAACGTGCCGTTCTACCTCGACTATTCGAAGAACGCGACCTCGTACGAGCGCCTCGGACTGTGGACGTTCTTCTATGGCCTGGTCGGCGACAAGGACGCCGTGGTCCGCGTGCCCGGCGTGCGGATGACCGCCGAGATGTTCGACATCCTGCGGATCCAGCCGTTGATCGGCGCCTTCTTCACCACGGAGCAGAACCGGCCCGGCGCCGACAAGGTCATCGTGCTCACGCAGTCGTACTGGCAGACCCAGTTCGGCGAGAGTCCGGACGTTCTCGGCGCCGAGGTGCGCATCGACGACGAGGCGTACAGGGTCGTCGGGGTGGCGCCGCGCGTGCTGGAAGCGTTCGACGCGCGGATGAAGTTCGTCGTGCCTCTGAGCTGGACGCCCGCGCAGGAGAATCCGCAGGGCCGCTACGGCGTCGGCCTGCAGTTGTTCGGGCGCCTGAAGCCCGGCGTGACCGCCGGGCAGGCGGACGCCGAGGCGAAAACGCTGGAGAAGCGCTACGTCGATGCCGGACCGCCGCAGCTGAAAGCGTTCGTGGACCGGTCGGGCATGACCATGAACGTCGGCGGCGTGCAGGAGCAGCGGGTGCAGCCGGTGCGGCCGACGCTGCTCATGCTGCAGGGGGGCGTGGCGTTCGTGCTGCTCATCGGCTGCTTCAACGTCGCCAACCTCCTGCTGGTGCGTTCGAACGCCCGGCAGTCGGAGATGGCGATTCGATCGGCGCTCGGCGCGGGGCGCGGCACGATCGCCCGGCAATTCCTCCTCGAGAGCCTGCTGCTGACGTCCCTCGGGTCCGCGCTCGGCCTCGCCGTGGCGTGGGGCGCGCTGCGCGTCACGAACATCTACCTGGCGAGGATGATGCCGCAGTCGCTGCCGGCGTCGCTCGACTGGCGCGTGCTCGGGTTCGCGGTGGCGCTGGCGATCGCCATCGGTCTGTTCATCGGCCTCATCCCGGTGTTCCACATCGTCCGCACCAATCTCGCGTCCGTGATCCAGAGCAGCTCGCGCGGCTCGTCCTCGAGCCGCGGGGTCCGCGCGCTGAGCAGCGTGCTCGTCGTCGCGCAGGTGGGCGTGGCGCTGATGCTGCTGACCGGCGCCGGCCTGCTGATCCACAGTTTCGCGCAGGCGCTGCGCGTCGACACCGGCCTCGACGCCGGGAGCGTGGTCACCGCGCGGATTGCCTTGACGCGGGAGCACCGCGCCAGCGACGAGGCGGCCAGCAAGATCCGCGAGCGTCTGTTGCAGGGGATGCGCGAGATTCCCGGGGTGACGTCGGTCGCGCTGTCCGCGTCGACGCCGTTCCAGGGCGGACTGCCGATCAACGCCTTCACCCTCGAGAACGATACGCTGCCGCCCGGCTCGCCGCAGCCGGGCGCCTACCGCGTGATCGTGACGCCGGGATATCTCGAGACGCTGGGGCTCAGGCTGGTGGAGGGACGCTTCTACGAAGAGGCGGACACCGCCCCCGGCCGACGCACGTTCGTCGTCGATCAGAGCTTCGCGCGGAAGTTCTTCCCGAACCGGTCCGCCGTCGGAGGACACTTCAGCTTCGGCGGACGGCCGGCGAAGCCGGAAGACTGGCCCACCATCGTCGGCGTCGTGAAGGACGTGCCGCACAACGGCGTGGAAGAACGAAGCGGCAACCCGTTCGTGTACCAGGTCGTGCAGGGGGGACGGCCGGGCGGGTTCACGATGTTCATGCGCACGTCACGCCCGGCGGGCGATGTGGTCTCGGCGCTGCGCGCCAAGGTGCGCGAGATCGATCCCAAGCTTCCGCTGTTCGACGCCGGCGGCCTTCAAGAGGCGGTCGATTCGTCGTTTGACAACCGCCGCGCGGTGATGCTGCTGCTCGCCGCGTTCGCCGGTCTGGCGCTCTTCCTGTCGGCGCTCGGCATCTACGGCGTGCTGGCCTACGACGTGTCGCAGCGGACGCGCGAGATTGGCGTGCGCAGCGCCATCGGCGCGTCACGCGGGCAGATTGCCGGGCTGATCCTGCGGCAGGGGCTGTGGAAAGGGGGCATCGGCGTCGCGCTGGGTCTGGTCGGCGCGGCGCTCCTCAGCCGCTCGATGACGAGCCTCCTGTTCAACGTGCGTCCGACCGATCCCGCGGTGTACGCGGTGGTGTCGTTCGTGCTGATCGGCGTGGCGCTCCTCGCCAGTTATCTGCCGGCGCGGCGCGCGGCGCGCATCGATCCGTTGATTGCGCTGCGCGACGAATAG
- a CDS encoding OsmC family protein: MPVETTLKTRRERLPLNGVDTPTLFATLDAVKGQPELAKFQFRARNRWQNGTLSESTISTFSGAGGEHAHKTAFKVAADHPAVLVAEDRAPLPVEYLLHALASCITGGIANIAAARGITLREVESTIEGDIDLLGIFGMSKEVRNGYQGIRASFSIKGDATPEQLQDIVEQSRARSAVYDVLTNGVPVSLSVNAG; the protein is encoded by the coding sequence ATGCCAGTCGAAACGACGTTGAAGACACGCCGCGAGCGCCTCCCGCTCAACGGCGTCGACACCCCGACCCTGTTCGCCACGCTGGACGCGGTCAAGGGCCAGCCGGAGCTGGCCAAGTTCCAGTTCCGCGCCCGGAACCGGTGGCAGAACGGCACGCTCAGCGAGTCGACGATCTCCACCTTCTCCGGAGCCGGCGGCGAGCACGCGCACAAGACCGCCTTCAAGGTGGCGGCGGACCATCCCGCGGTCCTCGTCGCCGAGGATCGCGCGCCGCTCCCGGTCGAGTACCTGCTCCACGCGCTGGCGTCCTGCATCACCGGCGGCATCGCCAACATCGCGGCGGCGCGCGGCATCACGCTGCGTGAAGTGGAGTCGACGATCGAAGGCGACATCGACCTGCTCGGCATCTTCGGGATGTCGAAAGAGGTTCGCAACGGCTACCAGGGCATCCGCGCCAGCTTCTCGATCAAGGGAGACGCGACCCCCGAGCAGCTGCAGGACATCGTCGAGCAGTCGCGGGCCCGTTCCGCGGTGTACGACGTGCTGACCAACGGCGTTCCGGTCTCTCTGTCGGTCAACGCCGGCTGA